The following coding sequences lie in one Arachis hypogaea cultivar Tifrunner chromosome 4, arahy.Tifrunner.gnm2.J5K5, whole genome shotgun sequence genomic window:
- the LOC112794807 gene encoding serine/threonine-protein phosphatase 7 long form homolog, translating to MLTCNHPLIPDRYDDRVEKYLRFTGFYHASQIGIVKCQKALVNALIERWYPDTHTFHLSIGECAVTLEDVAMILGLPTDGLPVTGMTINSVEALEVECLDQFGVAPRKAECRGSGIKLTWLRDQKERLQLQLENEESKQRYVKCHIMLLIGTILLGDKSGASVHWKFLPLLREFGSIVQFSWGSACLAHLYRALCRASRFDCKEIDGSLTLLVVWAFMRLPFLAPVPREPRGFSLANRWRNWERGDRRFRYTKLAHFRKAFDDLQEGQFVWVAYVVDRVDPNVITADIYMHSVVWSATVPLVSFECIEWHATDQFRQQFGFMQGVPHQERNLDKAHGEVLTGPKNLNWHPLDIYMHWYHTKYGHHLNLSDLVVQENVECDQGMDDVVQENEEAEDEEPQE from the exons ATGTTGACGTGTAATCACCCTCTCATTCCGGATCGGTACGATGATAGGGTGGAGAAATATTTACGATTTACTGGTTTCTATCATGCATCTCAGATTGGAATAGTAAAATGTCAGAAAGCACTCGTAAATGCTTTAATAGAAAGGTGGTATCCAGACACACATACCTTTCACCTTTCGATTGGTGAATGTGCTGTGACACTCGAAGATGTGGCTATGATTCTTGGTCTTCCGACGGACGGTCTTCCAGTCACAGGGATGACTATCAACAGTGTTGAAGCCTTAGAAGTGGAGTGTTTGGACCAATTTGGGGTTGCACCGAGAAAGGCAGAATGTAGAGGAAGCGGTATAAAACTGACGTGGCTACGGGATCAAAAAGAAAGGTTACAGTTACagttggaaaatgaagaaagtaAACAGAGGTACGTGAAGTGCCACATTATGTTGCTGATTGGTACGATATTATTAGGTGACAAGTCTGGGGCATCTGTGCACTGGAAGTTTCTGCCTTTACTTCGTGAATTTGGTAGTATTGTACAGTTCAGTTGGGGTTCAGCTTGTCTCGCACATCTGTACAGAGCGTTATGCAGGGCATCTCGTTTTGATTGTAAGGAGATTGACGGTTCGCTGACACTGCTGGTCGTTTGGGCCTTTATGCGCCTGCCATTTCTAGCGCCGGTACCTAGGGAACCCCGTGGTTTTTCGCTTGCAAATAG gtggcgtaactgggagcgTGGAGACCGACGCTTTAGGTATACGAAACTTGCTCACTTTAGGAAGGCTTTCGATGATCTGCAAGAAGGCCAG TTTGTGTGGGTTGCTTATGTTGTGGATCGCGTGGATCCAAACGTAATTACTGCAGACATCTACATGCATTCGGTTGTGTGGAGTGCGACAGTGCCTTTGGTATCTTTTGAATGTATTGAGTGGCATGCAACCGATCAATTTAGGCAACAGTTTGGTTTCATGCAGGGAGTTCCTCATCAGGAACGGAATCTAGACAAGGCACACGGTGAAGTCTTGACTGGTCCTAAGAATCTTAATTGG CATCCGTTAGATATTTACATGCATTGGTACCATACAAAATATGGCCATCATTTGAACTTGTCCGATCTTGTGGTTCAAGAGAATGTCGAGTGTGATCAGGGTATGGATGATGTGGTTCAAGAGAATGAAGAGGCTGAGGACGAGGAGCCACAAGAGTAg
- the LOC112796670 gene encoding protein MOS2, whose product MKLSFSIPSKSSSSSKPIKLDDSSKNGAAPSKHFVTEFDPSKPPTEQTATVIPPIQNEWRPTKKMKNLELPITDPNADHQSLEFENDSNAADAELGTDMSYGLNLRQDAEKNGKTGKLADDEDDRVPRQRPEMALLQKFKDDLKRLPDHQGLEEFNDVPVEGFGKALLAGYGWSEGMGIGRNAKEDVKVVEYKRRTAKEGLGFVGDDRSSVRSQKKKSREDNGSNDAGFVNEKKIVRIIGGKDAGLKGIVVRRIGEDWIVLKVSRSGEEVESRVSVDDVAELGSAEEETCLRKLKELRIRHKGEDDKTSRHKRERERGRVEKTTRAEANGGDQQRGRKQVSWLTSHIRVRVISQNIKGGRLYLKKAQVLDVVGPLTCDISMDESKEIVQGVSQDMLETALPRRGGPVLVLSGKYKGAFGSLLERDLTREVGVVRDADTHQLLNVKLEQIAEYIGDPSLLGH is encoded by the coding sequence ATGAAGCTCTCCTTCTCGATCCCCTCGaagtcctcttcctcctctaaaCCCATCAAACTCGACGACTCCTCCAAAAACGGCGCGGCACCCTCCAAGCACTTCGTCACCGAATTCGACCCTTCCAAACCGCCAACCGAACAAACCGCCACCGTTATACCCCCGATCCAGAACGAATGGCGCCCCACCAAGAAGATGAAGAACCTCGAGCTTCCCATCACTGACCCCAACGCTGACCATCAATCCCTCGAATTCGAGAACGATTCCAATGCCGCGGATGCAGAACTCGGCACAGACATGTCCTACGGTCTCAACCTGCGCCAAGACGCCGAGAAAAATGGCAAAACCGGTAAACTcgctgatgatgaggatgataggGTTCCGCGTCAAAGGCCGGAGATGGCGTTACTGCAGAAGTTTAAGGACGACTTGAAGCGGCTGCCTGATCACCAGGGGCTCGAGGAGTTCAATGATGTACCTGTTGAGGGTTTCGGCAAGGCCTTGCTGGCCGGATATGGGTGGTCAGAAGGAATGGGAATAGGGAGGAATGCCAAGGAGGACGTTAAGGTTGTGGAGTACAAGAGGAGGACTGCCAAGGAAGGGTTAGGATTTGTTGGCGATGATCGCAGTTCTGTTCGGAGCCAGAAGAAGAAAAGCAGGGAAGACAATGGGAGCAATGATGCAGGTTTTGTTAATGAGAAGAAGATTGTGAGGATTATTGGGGGAAAAGATGCTGGATTGAAGGGTATTGTTGTGAGGAGAATTGGGGAGGATTGGATTGTTTTGAAGGTTTCAAGGAGTGGGGAGGAAGTGGAGTCTAGAGTGAGTGTGGATGATGTTGCTGAACTGGGATCTGCTGAGGAAGAGACGTGCTTAaggaaattgaaggagctgaggaTTCGGCACAAGGGTGAAGATGACAAGACTTCAAGGCATAAGCGTGAGAGAGAGCGAGGCCGGGTTGAGAAGACAACTCGAGCGGAAGCTAATGGGGGTGATCAGCAGCGGGGTAGGAAACAGGTTTCTTGGCTCACAAGTCACATTAGAGTTAGGGTTATTAGCCAGAACATTAAAGGAGGGCGGTTGTATTTGAAAAAGGCACAGGTTTTGGATGTTGTTGGGCCTTTGACTTGTGATATATCTATGGATGAGAGCAAAGAGATTGTTCAAGGAGTGTCCCAAGATATGCTGGAGACCGCGCTTCCTCGACGTGGGGGACCAGTTCTTGTGCTATCTGGTAAATATAAGGGCGCCTTTGGGAGCCTGCTTGAGAGGGATTTGACTCGGGAAGTTGGTGTTGTTCGGGATGCTGATACTCATCAGCTGCTCAATGTGAAGCTTGAACAGATTGCAGAGTATATAGGGGATCCTAGCTTATTAGGGCATTGA